A window of Vigna unguiculata cultivar IT97K-499-35 chromosome 4, ASM411807v1, whole genome shotgun sequence contains these coding sequences:
- the LOC114181012 gene encoding uncharacterized protein LOC114181012 isoform X3, translating to MGMMMQGIRRTSSVSNGTAGRDTVAGLLASLMEVVRTTVACECVYVRAMVLKALIWMQGPFDSFDELESIIASELSDPAWSAALLNDVLLTLHARLKASPDMAVTLLEIARIFATKVDADVLQLLWKVRIYSADGVTAEFNTLYLVQIYLLNATENI from the exons ATGGGGATGATGATGCAAG GCATTCGAAGGACTTCTTCAGTATCTAATGGAACTGCTGGCAGAGATACTGTCGCAGGTTTGTTGGCCTCATTGATGGAAGTGGTACGGACGACTGTTGCCTGTGAATGTGTTTATGTACGAGCCATGGTGCTCAAGGCATTAATCTGGATGCAAGGTCCGTTTGACTCATTCGATGAACTAGAGTCTATTATTGCATCAGAACTTTCTGATCCAGCTTGGTCAGCAGCACTTTTGAATGATGTACTACTCACCTTGCATGCTCGGTTAAAG GCTTCCCCAGATATGGCTGTTACTCTTCTTGAAATTGCGAGGATATTTGCTACGAAAGTTGACGCTGATGTGTTACAGCTGCTTTGGAag GTGAGGATATACTCAGCAGATGGAGTTACAGCTGAATTCAACACGCTCTATCTTGTTCAAATATATCTACTAAATGCCACTGAAAATATATAA
- the LOC114181012 gene encoding uncharacterized protein LOC114181012 isoform X1 — translation MGIQDVEEGANINTFVDSTDYNDSDESTHPESIRRTSSVSNGTAGRDTVAGLLASLMEVVRTTVACECVYVRAMVLKALIWMQGPFDSFDELESIIASELSDPAWSAALLNDVLLTLHARLKASPDMAVTLLEIARIFATKVDADVLQLLWKVRIYSADGVTAEFNTLYLVQIYLLNATENI, via the exons ATGGGCATACAGGATGTTGAAGAAGGAGCAAACATCAATACATTTGTTGATTCTACAGATTATaatgattcagatgaaagcacACACCCTGAAA GCATTCGAAGGACTTCTTCAGTATCTAATGGAACTGCTGGCAGAGATACTGTCGCAGGTTTGTTGGCCTCATTGATGGAAGTGGTACGGACGACTGTTGCCTGTGAATGTGTTTATGTACGAGCCATGGTGCTCAAGGCATTAATCTGGATGCAAGGTCCGTTTGACTCATTCGATGAACTAGAGTCTATTATTGCATCAGAACTTTCTGATCCAGCTTGGTCAGCAGCACTTTTGAATGATGTACTACTCACCTTGCATGCTCGGTTAAAG GCTTCCCCAGATATGGCTGTTACTCTTCTTGAAATTGCGAGGATATTTGCTACGAAAGTTGACGCTGATGTGTTACAGCTGCTTTGGAag GTGAGGATATACTCAGCAGATGGAGTTACAGCTGAATTCAACACGCTCTATCTTGTTCAAATATATCTACTAAATGCCACTGAAAATATATAA
- the LOC114181012 gene encoding uncharacterized protein LOC114181012 isoform X2, with product MGIQDVEEGANINTFVDSTDYNDSDESTHPESIRRTSSVSNGTAGRDTVAGLLASLMEVVRTTVACECVYVRAMVLKALIWMQGPFDSFDELESIIASELSDPAWSAALLNDVLLTLHARLKASPDMAVTLLEIARIFATKVDADVLQLLWKVQHKGGWEESCS from the exons ATGGGCATACAGGATGTTGAAGAAGGAGCAAACATCAATACATTTGTTGATTCTACAGATTATaatgattcagatgaaagcacACACCCTGAAA GCATTCGAAGGACTTCTTCAGTATCTAATGGAACTGCTGGCAGAGATACTGTCGCAGGTTTGTTGGCCTCATTGATGGAAGTGGTACGGACGACTGTTGCCTGTGAATGTGTTTATGTACGAGCCATGGTGCTCAAGGCATTAATCTGGATGCAAGGTCCGTTTGACTCATTCGATGAACTAGAGTCTATTATTGCATCAGAACTTTCTGATCCAGCTTGGTCAGCAGCACTTTTGAATGATGTACTACTCACCTTGCATGCTCGGTTAAAG GCTTCCCCAGATATGGCTGTTACTCTTCTTGAAATTGCGAGGATATTTGCTACGAAAGTTGACGCTGATGTGTTACAGCTGCTTTGGAag GTTCAACATAAAGGTGGGTGGGAAGAGAGTTGTTCGTGA